From Streptomyces sp. HUAS MG91, the proteins below share one genomic window:
- a CDS encoding MFS transporter, whose product MGTDTAHETAAGATALADRRREQRGWYFYDWACSVYSTSVLTVFLGPYLTSVAKAAADADGYVHPLGIPVRAGSFFAYTVSLSVIVAIFVMPLAGAAADRSGRKKPLLALSAYIGAAATTAMFFLGGERYLLGGLLLVVANAALAVSMALYNSFLPQIAPPEERDAVSSRGWAFGYAAGSLVLVVNLVLYLAHDSFGLTESAAVRICLASAGLWWGAFTLVPLRRLRERRTIPAQGATRTGTGLCQLIATLKDMRRHPLTLSFLLAYLVYNDGVQTVISQASVYGSEELRLDQSALITAVLLVQVLAVAGALGMGRLARAYGAKRTILGSLVAWTVTIGAGYFLPKDSPAWFYALAVGIGLVLGGTQALSRSLFSHLVPAGKEAEYFSAYEMSDRGMSWVGPLVFGLAFQLTGSYRDAIVSLVAFFVIGFVLLARVPVRQAIRDAGNPVPTRI is encoded by the coding sequence GTGGGCACCGACACCGCGCACGAGACGGCGGCGGGCGCGACCGCCCTGGCCGACCGCAGGCGCGAACAACGCGGCTGGTACTTCTACGACTGGGCGTGCTCGGTCTACTCGACGAGCGTCCTGACGGTGTTCCTGGGCCCGTACCTCACCTCGGTCGCGAAGGCCGCGGCGGACGCGGACGGCTATGTGCATCCGCTGGGCATCCCGGTGCGCGCCGGGTCCTTCTTCGCGTACACGGTCTCCCTGTCGGTGATCGTCGCGATCTTCGTGATGCCCCTCGCGGGCGCCGCCGCCGACCGCTCGGGCCGCAAGAAGCCCCTGCTCGCGCTCTCCGCGTACATCGGCGCGGCCGCCACGACGGCCATGTTCTTCCTGGGCGGCGAGCGCTATCTGCTCGGCGGGCTGCTCCTGGTGGTGGCGAACGCGGCGCTGGCCGTGTCGATGGCGCTCTACAACTCCTTCCTGCCGCAGATCGCCCCGCCCGAGGAGCGCGACGCCGTGTCGTCCCGCGGCTGGGCCTTCGGTTACGCGGCCGGCTCGCTGGTCCTCGTGGTGAACCTGGTGCTCTACCTGGCGCACGACTCCTTCGGCCTCACGGAGTCGGCGGCCGTGCGCATCTGCCTGGCCTCCGCCGGACTCTGGTGGGGCGCGTTCACCCTGGTGCCGCTGCGCCGTCTGCGTGAGCGGCGCACGATTCCCGCGCAGGGCGCCACCCGGACGGGGACCGGGCTGTGTCAGCTGATCGCCACTTTGAAGGACATGCGCCGCCACCCGTTGACGCTCTCCTTCCTGCTCGCCTATCTGGTCTACAACGACGGCGTGCAGACCGTGATCTCCCAGGCGTCCGTGTACGGCTCCGAGGAGCTGCGCCTCGATCAGTCGGCACTGATCACGGCGGTTCTCCTGGTCCAGGTCCTGGCGGTGGCCGGGGCTCTCGGGATGGGCCGCCTCGCGCGCGCGTACGGCGCGAAGCGCACGATCCTCGGCTCACTGGTGGCGTGGACGGTGACCATCGGGGCGGGCTACTTCCTGCCGAAGGACTCACCCGCGTGGTTCTACGCCCTGGCGGTCGGCATCGGGCTCGTCCTGGGCGGCACGCAGGCCCTCTCCCGTTCCCTGTTCTCGCACCTCGTACCGGCCGGCAAGGAGGCCGAGTACTTCTCCGCGTACGAGATGAGCGACCGGGGCATGAGCTGGGTGGGACCGCTGGTGTTCGGCCTCGCGTTCCAGCTGACCGGGAGCTACCGGGACGCGATCGTGTCCCTGGTGGCTTTCTTCGTGATCGGTTTCGTCCTGCTCGCGCGGGTACCTGTCCGTCAGGCGATCCGCGACGCGGGGAATCCTGTACCGACCCGGATTTAG
- a CDS encoding RNA polymerase-binding protein RbpA, with the protein MSERALRGTRLVVTSYETDRGIDLAPRQAVEYACEKGHRFEMPFSVEAEIPPEWECKVCGAQALLVDGDGPEEKKAKPARTHWDMLMERRTREELEEVLEERLAVLRSGAMNIAVHPRDSRKSA; encoded by the coding sequence ATGAGTGAGCGAGCTCTTCGCGGCACGCGCCTCGTAGTGACCAGCTACGAGACGGACCGCGGCATCGACCTGGCCCCGCGCCAGGCCGTGGAGTACGCATGCGAGAAGGGCCATCGCTTTGAGATGCCCTTCTCGGTGGAGGCCGAGATTCCGCCGGAGTGGGAGTGCAAGGTCTGCGGGGCCCAGGCACTTCTCGTGGACGGCGACGGCCCTGAGGAGAAGAAGGCGAAGCCCGCCCGTACGCATTGGGACATGCTGATGGAGCGGCGCACCCGCGAGGAGCTCGAAGAGGTCCTCGAGGAGCGCCTGGCGGTGCTGCGCTCGGGCGCGATGAACATCGCGGTCCACCCGAGGGACAGCCGCAAGTCCGCATAA
- the fxsA gene encoding FxsA family membrane protein, translating into MTTGTPPRTSTGARRSRARTLLPIGVAAWVVLEIWLGTVVAGAIGGVPYFLVMVAGFVLGAVVIKAAGRRAFQSLNETLRRQQQGVVEAGEQRRPGNGLLLLAGLLLMIPGLITDAFGLLLLLPPLRTALSRYTERTLEKRMSAAAPGTLGNAFQQARMHQPGSTVIQGEVVREDEYPGPRRDDEGPRPPITP; encoded by the coding sequence ATGACCACTGGTACTCCGCCCCGCACATCCACGGGGGCCCGGCGCTCCCGGGCCCGTACGCTCCTGCCGATCGGCGTCGCCGCGTGGGTGGTCCTGGAGATCTGGCTCGGGACCGTGGTGGCCGGTGCGATCGGCGGTGTCCCGTACTTCCTGGTGATGGTGGCCGGCTTCGTGCTCGGCGCCGTCGTGATCAAGGCTGCTGGGCGCCGCGCCTTCCAGAGCCTGAACGAGACGCTCCGGCGCCAGCAGCAGGGCGTCGTGGAGGCGGGGGAGCAGCGCAGGCCGGGTAACGGGCTGCTGCTGCTCGCCGGACTCCTCCTGATGATCCCCGGGCTGATCACGGACGCCTTCGGCCTGCTGCTCCTCCTCCCGCCGCTGCGCACGGCCCTGAGCCGCTACACGGAGCGGACGCTGGAGAAGAGGATGAGCGCGGCGGCCCCGGGCACGCTGGGGAACGCGTTCCAGCAGGCGCGCATGCACCAGCCCGGCTCCACGGTCATCCAGGGCGAGGTCGTCCGCGAGGACGAGTACCCGGGACCGCGCCGGGACGACGAGGGCCCGCGCCCGCCGATCACGCCCTGA